The following proteins are encoded in a genomic region of Nicotiana sylvestris chromosome 4, ASM39365v2, whole genome shotgun sequence:
- the LOC104246083 gene encoding uncharacterized protein codes for MDFKCSDLGLWKDALSSYGVRIESLNKPNLVSLDDFYRNELPGVLRQRNPSYITTSELTKLMQWKLTRGKWRPRLLDFVSSLDDAVVRSASEKAFQSLPDISKAISELTVLKGVGPATASAVLAAFAPDIAPFMSDEAMVAANGNSKDYTLKQYLVLVDKLQAKSKELSAKGDCFTPSDVERALWSSAVGAKLDGLSPEPKEGSLKRQSKRKRVR; via the exons ATGGACTTCAAATGCTCCGATTTGGGCCTGTGGAAGGATGCCCTATCTTCTTACGGAGTCCGTATCGAGTCACTGAACAAGCCCAACCTCGTCTCGCTCGATGATTTCTACCGGAATGAACTTCCCGGCGTTCTCCGGCAACGAAACCCTAGTTACATTACAACCTCCGAACTCACCAAGCTCATGCAATGGAAGCTTACTAGAGGCAAATGGAG GCCTAGGCTGTTGGATTTTGTGTCATCACTGGACGACGCTGTTGTGAGATCTGCTTCAGAGAAGGCATTTCAGTCTCTACCTGATATCTCAAAAGCTATTTCAGAACTCACTGTCTTGAAAGGCGTTGGTCCAGCTACAGCCTCCGCAGTTTTGGCTGCTTTCGCACCGGATATTGCACCTTTTATGTCGGATGAA GCAATGGTGGCTGCAAATGGTAACTCGAAAGACTATACTCTGAAACAGTATCTAGTTTTAGTGGACAAATTGCAGGCAAAATCCAAG GAGTTATCTGCAAAAGGAGACTGTTTTACTCCCTCAGACGTTGAAAGGGCGCTGTGGAGTTCTGCTGTGGGTGCCAAATTGGACGGCTTGTCACCAGAGCCTAAGGAGGGAAGCTTGAAGAGGCAGTCCAAGAGGAAGCGAGTACGGTGA
- the LOC138890318 gene encoding uncharacterized protein, which produces MTGIDSSVTPSLSESTSQAVNHDVNHPYFLHSSDAPGMTLVTSPFDGRGFPGWRRSILIALSAKNKLAFINGICDEPALDSKDHAQWSRCNDMVTSWILNSLTKEIGDSVIYSKSAKELWSSLEHRFGQSNGAKLYHLQKEFAKTVQGNSSIAAYLTTLKKLWDEEEESIQVPRGSESHPIPNGTK; this is translated from the exons ATGACTGGAATAGATTCTTCAGTAACACCTTCCCTTTCTGAATCAACAAGTCAAGCAGTCAATCATGATGTCAACCATCCCTATTTTCTTCACTCTTCAGATGCTCCTGGGATGACTCTTGTGACCTCACCTTTTGATGGAAGAGGATTCCCAGGATGGAGAAGGTCAATACTGATTGCATTGTCAGCCAAAAACAAGCTGGCGTTCATCAATGGGATTTGTGATGAACCTGCCTTGGATTCAAAGGATCATGCACAATGGAGTAGGTGCAATGACATGGTAACCTCATGGATTTTAAATTCTCTAACTAAAGAGATAGGAGATAGTGTAATCTATTCCAAATCTGCAAAAGAACTTTGGAGTAGTCTTGAACATAGGTTTGGACAATCCAATGGAGCCAAACTCTACCACCTACAAAAGGAATTTGCTAAGACAGTTCAGGGAAATAGCAGTATTGCAGCATACTTGACAACTCTAAAAAAGTTATGGGATGA GGAAGAAGAAAGTATCCAAGTTCCTAGAGGATCAGAGAGTCATCCAATTCCTAATGGGACTAAATGA